From a single Dromaius novaehollandiae isolate bDroNov1 chromosome 13, bDroNov1.hap1, whole genome shotgun sequence genomic region:
- the CEBPG gene encoding CCAAT/enhancer-binding protein gamma, translated as MSKTSQQNTVTDANGVSVIHTQAHASGLQQVPQLVPVSPGGGGKAVPPSKQGKKNSFVDRNSDEYRQRRERNNMAVKKSRLKSKQKAQDTLQRVNQLKEENERLEAKIKLLTKELSVLKDLFLEHAHNLADNVQPVGTETTTTNPENNGQ; from the coding sequence ATGAGCAAGACATCCCAGCAGAACACGGTGACAGATGCGAATGGAGTAAGCGTGATTCACACCCAAGCACACGCCAGTGGTTTGCAGCAGGTTCCCCAGTTGGTGCCTGTGAGTCCCGGTGGTGGAGGCAAAGCTGTGCCTCCCAGCAAGCAGGGAAAGAAGAATTCCTTTGTGGATAGAAACAGTGATGAGTATCGCCAGCGCAGAGAGCGAAACAACATGGCAGTAAAAAAGAGCCggttaaaaagcaagcaaaaagcaCAAGACACACTGCAGAGAGTCAACCAGctcaaagaagaaaatgaacGTTTAGAGGCAAAAATTAAGCTCCTGACCAAGGAGCTGAGTGTACTGAAAGACTTGTTCCTTGAGCACGCACACAATCTTGCAGACAATGTGCAACCTGTTGGCACTGAAACCACCACAACAAATCCAGAAAACAACGGACAGTAG